The nucleotide sequence CAACTGGGATTCCTTGGCCCTCGGATGCACTGGCGCGTCGTGCCTCGCCAATAACCTGGCCAACGGATACTCGGGAACTCTCACCGTCGGACAAGTGGTGAGCAGCGAACCGGGCGGTGCCGTAGGGCCTTACAATTCGGCTATCAACGCGCGCATCGCAGCCGGCGCCAGCAGCGATCCCGGCGGCACCTGGAGCTCTCACACTCTCGACGACCAACGCTTGGCGATCGTGCCCGTGATGGATTGGACCGGATGCGAAGGTCGATGTCCTCTTACCGTGCAAGGATTCGCCGCAGTCTGGCTGGTCAGCCCGACCAGCCTCATCTTCATCGGCTCGGTCGTCCCTGGCTCGACTCCCAGCACCACCGCTGCCGCTTATGGATCCTATCGAGCGGTGCTCGTCCAGTAACTGTTGAACAACCACACGATACACAACGCTCGGTCTCAATCGATCTGGTGACCATTAGTGAACCACGCGATGTCCCGCGGAGATACGGCGATTGATGCAATTTGGGTCACTGCGCCGAATCGTCTTCACGTATTCACGGCCGTTCCAGTCCGTCCGCGTCTGGTACGGCAGGTGCACGAATGGTCCTCAGGAACGAGCCACGCAAAACGCTCGAAAGAGCCAGAGGGAACGAAAGAATGAACTACCTGACCAAACTGTTTGTCGCTGTCCGCGCGCAGCGAAACGGCCAGACGATGACCGAGTATGTGCTCATCCTCGCCGCCGTCGCCGTCGCCGGAATGACCGCTTACACGCTGCTCGGCGGCAAGATCACCAGCGAGATCGCGACCGTAACCGCAGCATTCTAGCCAACCGCGCAGTGCGGCGGGGATTCGACGACCCCCGTCGTCACTTGCGCCTGCGGCGCGCGCACAAGGTCATCCGATGCTCACGCGATCGAAAGACAGGAGCCCCGCACCGCGGCCGACTCGAGCGGCGAGCCGGCCCGCGCGCGGCGAACGCGGCCAGGCGATGGCCGAGTTTGCACTGATGGCGCCGCTGTTTCTTTTCATCGTTTTCCTCGGGATCACCTTCGCCGTGATCGGCCAGTCGGCGCTCGCGGTCAGCCAGCTCGCTTTCAACGGCGCACGTTATGCCGCGGTCAATCCCAATCTCACGTCGGCGGAAGTCCAGACTTACATCACGTCGGGCGCGATCGGCTCGCCTTCGATCACCAGCGGCGGCCATCTTACGGTCACGGTCGTGCAGGCGACTTTTGGCAACCCGGTGACGGTCACCGTCAGCTACGACATCTCGAGCAACCCGCTGGTTTCGTCGATGGCAACTTTGTTCAGCGGCCTGGGCTTTGGCCAAACCTTACCGACGACCCTTAGCGCCACGGAAGTCGTGATGAGTGAATGACGCCGCCGGCGAGTTGACTGTCCTGAATCGATCGGCAAGCGGCGAGGCGTGGAAACAGGGGAATCCGAATGCGACGAACTATGGCATTCATGTCGCTGGCCGCATTGGGCGCATTGCTGGCGGCCGCGGTGGTCTTCTCCGCGCTCAAGAAGCGCGAAGCCGAGGTCCAGCGGGCGCTGGCGCATACCGCGCAAGTAGTCGTCGCCGCCCATTCGATTCCGCTTGGCGCCAAGCTTCATCCCGCCGATCTCAAGCTCGCGCGATGGGCCCGCGACAGCCTGCCCGAGGGCTACTTCACCGACCCGCAGGCCGCGGTCGGCGCGTTTGCCCGCAGCCAGTTCTCCGCCAATGAACCGATCGTGAACGCGCGGCTGCTGATCGGCGACAAGGTCGGCGGCGTGATGCCGTTTCTGATCCCGCCCGGGATGCGCGCGATCTCCGTCGCCGTGGACGAAGTCGCCGATATCTCCGGCTTCGTGCAACCGCACACCCGGGTGGACGTCCTGCTCGCGGTCTCCGGCAACGGCCCGGGCGAATCGTCCTTCGCCCGCGTGATCGCGCAGAACATCGAGGTCCTCGCCGTCGCGCAGGAGATCGAGCGGGTCAAGGACGAACCCGAGGTCGTCAAGGAGGTCACCCTCCTCGTAACGCCCGTCGAAGCCGAAAAACTTACGCTCGCCACCCGCGAAGGAACCATCCGGCTCGCGATGCGCAGTTACGCCGACAACAAGATCGTCGCGACCAGCGGAATCGCGATCGACGATCTGATGCGTCACGCGCGCACCGACGTTCCCCTGATGGAAAAACAGCCCGTCGCACCGCCCGGACCGCGACCCGTCGCGCGGCGAGCTCACGGCCCGGCGCCGCTCCATATCGAAATCCTGCGCGACGGCAAATCTTCCGAAGCATTTTCCTTTATCAATTCAGCCGTGGTCGGACATTCGGGCGGCGCCGATCGCGATTCGCCGCCGGCTTATGCGCCGCCTCCGCCAGCCCTCTCGCCCGACGACGCGCCATCCGCCGCGCCCGCCGCAATGCGCTCCGCGACGTTTACCGGCGCGCCGAATCCGGCGCTCGCCGCGATGCTCGATCCCGCTCGCGCGGACTCGCCGCCGAAGCCCGCGCCCGCGCTCCGTCCCGGCGACACCGGCTACGTCCCGGCGCCCAAAACTCTCGCCATCGGTGCCGAATGAGAATCATGAAATTTCACCAAATCGCACGGCTCGCTCTCGCGAATCGCCTTCCACTGCTCATCTGCGGAGTGCTCATTGCCATTGCACCCGCTCCAGCGCTCGGACAACCCGCGCCGATCGCCGTCTCGATCAACGCCGGCGAATCTTTCTCGATCGATCACATCAAGGCGGGCGCCACTCCTGCCATCAGGGTTCTGCAGAATCCCTATGCCCTGGTCGTCAACGCCGTCAGCCCGCACAAGCTGGTTCTGATCGGCGCCGAAGCGGGCCGATGGGCGATCGACGTCACTGAAGATTCGGGCCGCGTCGCCACCTACGAT is from Candidatus Binatus sp. and encodes:
- a CDS encoding Flp family type IVb pilin, which gives rise to MNYLTKLFVAVRAQRNGQTMTEYVLILAAVAVAGMTAYTLLGGKITSEIATVTAAF
- a CDS encoding TadE/TadG family type IV pilus assembly protein, whose product is MAEFALMAPLFLFIVFLGITFAVIGQSALAVSQLAFNGARYAAVNPNLTSAEVQTYITSGAIGSPSITSGGHLTVTVVQATFGNPVTVTVSYDISSNPLVSSMATLFSGLGFGQTLPTTLSATEVVMSE
- the cpaB gene encoding Flp pilus assembly protein CpaB, which encodes MRRTMAFMSLAALGALLAAAVVFSALKKREAEVQRALAHTAQVVVAAHSIPLGAKLHPADLKLARWARDSLPEGYFTDPQAAVGAFARSQFSANEPIVNARLLIGDKVGGVMPFLIPPGMRAISVAVDEVADISGFVQPHTRVDVLLAVSGNGPGESSFARVIAQNIEVLAVAQEIERVKDEPEVVKEVTLLVTPVEAEKLTLATREGTIRLAMRSYADNKIVATSGIAIDDLMRHARTDVPLMEKQPVAPPGPRPVARRAHGPAPLHIEILRDGKSSEAFSFINSAVVGHSGGADRDSPPAYAPPPPALSPDDAPSAAPAAMRSATFTGAPNPALAAMLDPARADSPPKPAPALRPGDTGYVPAPKTLAIGAE